The Fuscovulum sp. sequence CGCGCCCGAAGGCTCGCCCACCTCGGCAAACAGCGCATAGCCCGCCCGCGCGCCGTCTTGTTCCCAGATCAGCAGCCGATGCCGTGCATCCGACGCATAAAACGCCAGCCGCCCCTCATCCTCATCGGTGATGTAGATTGCGTAATCCGGCCTCTGCGCCAGCGCGCGGATAAAGGCAAAATCGTCGGGCAGGGCAGGGCGCAGGCTCATGCGCGCGCCCGCCATTCCCGCGCCAGCATCCCGAAGGCGTGGCAATCCACCCAGATCCCCGCCCCCCGGTCCCAACATTCCCGCATGGTGCCCTCCATCACAAAGCCCGCCTTGGCAAAGGCGGTCAGGGCAGGGGCATTGTCAAAGGCGATGTCACAATACATCCGATGCGCGCCCATGGTCCCAAAGACATGCGCCTGCACGGCAAAAAGTAACGCCTGACCTTCGCCCCGCCCGGGCTGCGCCAGCCCCAGGTTCATCAGGTACACGACCCCCGGATAGGCCCATTCCAGCACCGCCACCCCGTCGATCCCACCCCGATCCCAGATCAGCACCGCCCCGCCATCCTCGGCGGCAATCTCACGCAGCCAGCCTTCGGATTGCGCCAGCAACTGCATCGGATAGGCCGCAATCAGCGCAGCGACCGCCGGGATTTCCCCCTCGGTCGCCGGCCGCAACATCAGGCAACCGCCTTGGCAAAAGCTGAACGGTATAGCGCTGACAACTCTGCGATGGATGCCGCCTCACCGCCAAACGCCACCGCATCGCCACCGAACTTGCCGACCACAGCCACGGGAACCCCGGCCGCCTTGCCCGCCGCGATCAGGGCATCGGCCTTGTCCGTCGCCACCAGATAGCGCGCCTGATCCTCACCGAACAAAACGCCCGTATCGCCGCTGTCCAGCACCACGCCCAAGCCCGCCCCTTCGGCCATCTCGAACGCTGCCAGCGCCAGCCCGCCATCGCCAAGGTCCGAACAGGCCCGGATTGCCACGCGATTGGCTCGCACAAACTCGCCATGCCGCTTTTCCGCGGCCAGATCGACCGTCGGCGCATCGCCCGCCTCGATCCCGAACATTTCGGCCAGCACAGCCGATTGGCCCAGATGTGCGCCCGCTGCCCCGATCAGCACCGCCGCATCCCCCGCAACCGGCCGCCCCGCAATCACCTCATCCAGTGATGCCAGAATCCCCACCGCGCCGATTGTGGGGGTGGGTAGAATGCCCTTGCCGTCGGTTTCGTTGTAAAGCGACACGTTGCCCGAAACGATGGGCATATCCAGCGCCGCCACCGCTGCGCCGATCCCTTTGATGGCGCCCACGAACTGCCCCATGATCTCGGGCTTTTCCGGGTTGCCGAAGTTCAGGTTGTCGGTCGTAGCCAGCGGCTTCGCGCCCACAGCACACAGGTTGCGATAGGCCTCGGCCACCGCCTGCTTGCCCCCCTCGAACGGGTTGGCCTTCACATAGCGCGGGGTCACATCGCTGGTGAAGGCCAGCGCCTTGCCCGTGCCATGCACCCGAACCACGCCCGCAGGCAGGCCCGGTGTCACCACCGTATCTGCGCCAACCTGGCTGTCATACTGCTCCCAGACCCAGGCCTTATGGGCATAGGACGGTGATCCGATCAGCGCCCTCAGGCCCGCCAGCGGCGCAATCGCGGGCACATCGCCCAGCGGAGCCGCCTTCGGCGTCTCAATCCAAGGCCGATCATATTCTGGCGCACTGGAAGACAGCTTTGACAGCGGCAGATCAGCCTTCACTTCATTGCCGTGCAGGATCAGGAAGCGATCCTCGGGGATCGTCTCGCCCACGATGGCGAAATCCAGATCCCATTTTACGAAAATCGCCCGCGCTTCGGCCTCCATCTCGGGCTTCAGCACCATCAGCATCCGCTCTTGGGATTCCGACAGCATCATCTCATAGGCGGTCATGTTCGTTTCGCGCTGCGGCACGTCATCCAGTTGCAGCTTGATGCCCAAGCCGCCTTTGTCGCCCATCTCAACCGCCGAACAGGTCAGCCCCGCCGCGCCCATGTCCTGAATGGAAATCACGGCACCCGATGCCATCAACTCCAGACAGGCCTCCAGCAGCCGCTTTTCGGTGAACGGGTCACCCACCTGCACAGTGGGGCGCTTTTCCTCGATCGTGTCGTCAAACTCGGCACTGGCCATCGTGGCCCCGCCCACCCCATCGCGCCCGGTCTTGGCGCCCAGATACACAACGGGCATCCCCACGCCGCTGGCGACCGAATAGAAAATCTTGTCCGCATCGGCCAAACCGGCGGCAAAGGCGTTCACCAGGCAGTTGCCGTTGTAGGATGCGTGAAACCGCACCTCGCCGCCCACAGTCGGCACGCCAAAGGCATTGCCATAGGCCCCGATCCCTTCAACCACGCCCTTTACCAGATGGCTGGCCTTGGGATGCGATGGCAGGCCAAAGGACAGCGCGTTCATGGCCGCGATGGGCCGCGCACCCATGGTGAACACGTCGCGCAGAATGCCGCCCACGCCGGTGGCCGCACCCTGATGTGGTTCGATATAGGACGGGTGGTTGTGGCTCTCCATCTTGAAGATCACCGCCTGACCGTCGCCGATATCGACCACGCCCGCATTCTCGCCGGGTCCGCAAATCACCTGCGGCCCGGTGGTCGGCAGGGTGCGCAGCCACTTCTTGGACGATTTATAGGAACAATGCTCGTTCCACATCGCGCTGAAGATGCCCAGTTCCGTATAGGTCGGTTCGCGCCCGATGATCCCGAGCAGCCGGTCATATTCATCCGGCTTCAATCCGTGGGCTGCAACAAGATCGGGGGTGATGGCGGGTTCGGACAAGGGCATTCTCCCATGGGCGCGGCTTGGCTCGCGTCATAGGCCAAGGCAGGCCGTTCCGAAAGACCCGTTGCCACGGGCAGAATCTTTTTTCAGGCCAACTGCAAATTTTTTTCCCGGCTTTGTCGAAATCGGCAAACTGCAGGCGTCCTTGGGTCACGAAAACCCAAAACGCTTAAGGAACCCAGAATGACCTTTCCGACAACTTCCCTTTACGCACTTCCCCTGATCTTGATTTTCCTCGTCCTGTTCTTCCGCGTCTCGGCGCGGCGGACCGACCTCAAGGCCTCCATCGGCGATGCGGGTGATACCGTTCTGCATGAACGCATCCGCCAGCATGGCAACTTCGTCGAATGGGTGCCCTTTGGCTTGGTGCTTCTGGCCCTGGCCGAAGCCTCCGCTGCAAACTCCATCGCACTGCACTGCGCTGGTGGCCTTCTCGTGCTGGGGCGCATCCTGCATCCGCTGGGCCTGAAGGCCGGTAATCCCGCCCATCCACTACGGATCGCAGGCAACTCTCTGAACCTGCTCTCCTTCGTGATCCTCGGCGTGCTCATCGCCATGGCCCGCCTCGGCTTCTGACATTCTGCAAACCCAAGGACAAACATCATGCAATACATGCTTCTGATCTACAGCGACCCCGCCCTCGAACCCGCCTATGGCACCCCTGAATTCACCGAAATGATGGCGGGCTTTTTCAAGCTGAACGAGGTGATGAAAGCCGACGGCACCATGCGCGGCGGCGAAGCCCTCAAGAGCGTGGAAAGCGCCACTTCGCTCCGCCTGCGCGGCGGCAAGGTGGAAACCATGGATGGCCCCTTTGCCACAACGAAGGAACATCTCGGCGGCTATTACATCGTCGATGTCCCGGACCTTGACGCCGCGCTGAAATACGCGGCCATGGTCCCGTCGGCCAGCTTCGGCACGGTCGAGGTTCGCCCCCTGATGGACTACAACCCCGCCGGGGAATGACCGAATGACCGCCTCCGATGCCATTGCCGTCACCCGCGCCGTCGAGGCGCTCTTGCGGCAGGATCGGGGGCGGCTTCTCGCTGCCCTCATTGCCCGTCTGCGCGATTTTCAGCTTGCCGAAGATGCCCTGCAAGAAGCTGCGCTCTCTGCCCTCACCCATTGGAGCCGGGCGGGCATCCCCGCCTCACCCCAGGGCTGGCTGCTGCGCGTGGCCCTGCGCAAGGCGATTGACCGCCTCCGCTCTGCCCAGCGCGATTCCCGCAAAACCGCAGACCTCACCCATCTGGCCATGGAAGAAGCCGCCGAGCACACCGCCGACGACATCCCCGATGATCGCCTGCGCCTGATCTTCACCTGCTGCCACCCGGCACTGGATCCAAAATCCCGCGTGGCCCTGACCCTGCGCAGCATCGCCGGTCTGACCACCCCCGAAATCGCCCGCGCCTTCCTTGATGCCGAACCCACGATGGGCCAGCGCCTTTCCCGCGCCAAGGCCAAGATCGCCGCCGCCGGCATCCCCTATGCCGTACCGTCCCCCGAGGATTGGCCCGACCGTCTTCAATCCGTGCTGGCAGTGGTCTATCTCATCTACAACGCTGGCTATTCCATCGGCCCGCAGGCCGAGGCGCAGTCCGACCGCGATCTTTGTGCCGAGGCAATCTTCCTGACGCGCCTTCTGGCACAGTTGCGCCCGGACGATCCGGAAATCGAAGGCTGCCTCGCTCTCCTGCTGCTGACGCAGTCCCGCGCCGCGGCCCGCCTTGGCGAGGATGGCATCACCATTCCGCTAACCGAACAGGACCGCAGCCTCTGGGACCGCCTATCAATCGACGAAGGCCTCGCCCTCATCAACCGCGCCATGGCCCGCCGGAACCCCGGCCCCTACCAGATCAAGGCCGCCATCGCCGCCTGCCACATGGCCGATCCCGCCCCCGACTGGCCGCAGATCGTGGCACTCTTTACCCGGCTGCTGGATTTCGAACCCACCTCCGTCATCCGCCTGAACCGTGCAGTCGCATTGGCCGAGGCGGGCGATCTCTCCACCGCTTTGGCAGAGCTGGCAGACCTCGCCCCGGTCCTCGACGACTATCAACCCTTCCATGCCGCGCAGGCTGATCTTCTGGCACGCGCGGGGCAGGGGGCCGCCGCCCGCACCGCCTATGACCGCGCCATCGCCCTTGCGCCCTCTGCCGCCGATGCCGCTTTCCTCGCCAAAAGGCGCGATCAGCAGCCCATCTGATGGGCAGTTCCAGAAAATCCCCCGAAAACCAAAAAAAAGGCCGAGCAGAAGCTCGGCCCAAGTCCAACAGGGAGGTATGAGACAGCAAGAGAAGATCTCAATCGCTGCCTCGCCAATGCAAATAGGCGGGCGCTTGGCATCGTGCAAGGGCAGGAATGCCGCAGATGCAGCATGGCCGCTATGCAGAAGATGCATGGCTTATCGGCAGGCTGTGGAAACGTTTCCCCACATTGACGAATGGGGCGCCGGAAAACCCTACGTCAGCCCTGTTCGCGCTTGCGATACTTGAAGATTTCCTCGCTCACGAACTCGCGGAATGCTGCCACCCGCTTGGAATGGCGCAACTCTTCGGGATAGGCCAGAAACACCGGCACCTCTCCGCTTTCCACATCCGGCAACACCCGCACCAGATCCGGCGAATCCTCGGTGATATAGTCGGGCAGCACGCCGATGCCGATATGGTTCAGCACCCCCTGCAACACCCCGAAATAGTTGTTCACCGTCAGCGTCGACGGAATGTCATTGCTCATCAACTGCTGCACCAGCGACGCCCCCGCCGCGACCTGCGCCGTTCCGGCATGCTGGCAGATCAACCGATGCGAATGGAAATCCGCCATCGTCTGCGGGGTGCCATGCTGCGCCAAATATTCCGGCGTTGCATAGAGCCGCATCCGGATCTGCATCAGCCGCTTGCGGATCAGATCGGCCTGGCTTGGTTCCTTCATCCGGATCGCCACATCGGCCTCACGCATGGGCAGGTCCAGCACCCGCTCTTCCAGCATCAGGTCGATCTTCAGTTCGGGATACTTCTGGTACAGCGCCGTTAGACGCGGGGCCAGCCACAACGTCCCAAAGCCAACTGTCGTCGTCACCCGCAACTCGCCGAAAACCTCGTCCTCGCTATCACGAATTCGGGCGGCGGTGGCGTCCAACCGCTTGACCATCTGTGTCGTCGCATCGAACAGCAACTCGCCCTGTTCCGTCAGGATCAACCCCCGCGCATGGCGGTGGAACAGCGTGACGTTCAAACTTTCTTCCAGCGCCCTGATCTGGCGGCTGACGGCGGATTGGCTCAGGTGCAGCACATCGCCCGCATGGGTCAGGCTGCCCTTGTCTGCCACCGCATGAAAAATCCGCAGCTTGTCCCAATCCATCTGCATCACTCACCTTTAAAAATCGCGGCATTCTACCACGGAAGCCCCCACATAAGAAGTATAGCTGCCATGTAAAGAACGCATGGCTCCGATTTTGCCACACCCCGCGCTTGCCCTTTCCCGCCGCCACCATCCCGCCTATGCTTGCACCAACCGGGCGAACCCGGTGCAAAAGGCGCGCAAACCGCGAAAGGGGCAGGGCATGGCAGTGGGCATCTTCGATTCGGGGCTTGGCGGGCTGACGGTTCTGGATGCGGTCACGCGCCGCCTGCCGGACGTGCCCTTTGTCTATCTGGGTGACAATGCCCATGCCCCCTATGGTGTGCGCGACCATGACGATATCTTCCGCCTGACCTGCGCCGCCACCGAACGGCTCTGGCAGGAAGGGTGCGATCTTGTCATCCTCGCCTGCAACACCGCCTCGGCCGCCGCGCTGAAACGGATGCAGGAAACGTGGGTTCCCGCGAACAAGCGCGTCCTCGGCGTCTTCGTTCCGCTCATCGAGGCGTTGACCGAACGCCAATGGGGCGACAACTCCCCCCCGCGTGAGGTGGCTGTCAAACACGTGGCCCTCTTCGCCACCCCCGCCACCGTCGCCTCGCGCGCGTTTCAGCGCGAACTGGCCTACCGCGCCATCGGCGTGGATGTCGAAGCCCAACCCTGCGGCGGTGTCGTCGATGCCATCGAACAGGGCGATGAAATGCTGGCCGAGGCGCTGGTCCGCAGCCATGTCGAGGCGCTCAAGCGCCGCATGCCCGCCCCCGAAGCCGCCATCCTCGGCTGCACCCATTACCCGCTGATGGAAAAAACCTTCCAAGATGCGCTGGGGCAGGGGGTCAAGGTCTATTCCCAAGCCAACCTCGTGGCCGAGTCGCTTGCCGATTACCTGACCCGTCGGCCCGCGTTTCTGGGAGCGGGGACTGTGTCCAAGTTCCTCACCACCGGCGATCCGCAGACGGTATCAAACAAGGCGACGCAGTTCTTGCGGCGGAAGATCACGTTCGAGGCGGCGTGAAGCCACCGCCTTCCTTAACTCATCCTTAACGATACGTGCCGCATTCTCTGTAATGCGCGTTATTTTTTGTAGTAACAAAAAAGCAGATCAGCTATGATCCGGCAAAGCCTGACGAAACCCTTGCGGGGCGCGTTCTGGATCTTGCCGATGCAGGTAGCGTGCTTTGCGGCCCGGCGATGACGGTTGAAGATGATCGGTTCGATTACGGCGAGCCTCGCTTAATCACCATCGGTCTGCTGAACACGCGCATGGTGGTTATCGCCTAAACCCCTCGCGGTGAAACATACCGCATCCTCAGCATGAGAAAAGCCAATGACTGCGAAATCGCCCGCTGCGGCCCAACCCTCCGACACCATGCCGGATGATGATCTTCCCGACCTCTCCACCCCCGAATGGGCCGCCCGGTTTGACCGGGCAAAGGTCACGCGTGGCCGCCCAAAGGCCGATGTGAAAAAGGTCTCCACCACCCTCCGCCTCGACCCCGACATCCTCGCCGCCTTCCGCGCCACAGGGCCGGGCTGGCAGGGGCGCATCAACGACACATTGCGGAGGGCGCTTGGCCTTTAGGAAGGCCGCTTCGCGCGCGCCGGAACCACAATAAACCGTTAACAACCTTCACTACCCGCGTTCGCTGCGTGCATACGCCCGTCTGCACAGCCATCTGCACCGCGCGCTGCACGGCCGATCGGGCAAAAAACCCTTGCCCTTCGCCCCGGCCTGCCGCATCACTCCGGCATCGGAAACAGGGGGTCATCATGGCCAAGAAAGTCGCCATTCTGGGTGCGTCGGGCTATACGGGGGCCGAGCTTGTCCGCCTGCTTGCCACCCATCAAGGGCTTGAAATCGCGGCGCTTTCGGCTGATCGTAAGGCTGGCATGGCCATGGCCGACGTGTTCCCCTTCCTGCGCCATCTGGACCTGCCAAGGTTGGTCAAGATCGACGAGATCGACTTTTCCCAGATCGACCTGTGTTTCTGCGCGCTGCCCCACGCCACCACACAACAGGTGGTGTCGGCCCTGCCAAAGACACTCAAGATCGTGGACCTTTCCGCCGATTTCCGCCTGCGCGATCCGGCGGAATACGAAAAATGGTACGGCCAACCCCACACCGCCATCGACCTGCAGAAAGAGGCCGTCTATGGCCTGACAGAGTTCTACCGCGACGCCATCACAAACGCTCGTTTGGTCGCCGGAACGGGCTGCAATGCAGCCACCGGGCAGTATGCCCTTCGTCCCCTGATTTCAAAGGGTTGCATTGATCTTGACGATATCCTGATCGACCTGAAAGCAGGGGTCAGCGGCGCAGGGCGCAGCTTGAAGGAAAACCTCCTTCACGCCGAATTGTCCGGCGGCACCCACAGCTATTCGGCAGGCGGCAAACACCGGCACCTTGGCGAATTCGATCAGGAATTCAGCCTGATCGCTGGCCGCCCCGTGCATATCCGCTTCACGCCCCACCTGCTGCCCATGAATCGCGGCATCCTCGCCACGGTCTATGTGAAGGGCGATGCGAAACAGGTTCACGAAACCCTCGCAACCGCCTACGAAACCGAGCCTTTCCTCAAGGTGCTACCTTTTGGCGCGCTCCCCTCGACACGCGATATCGCAGGGTCCAACTACTGCCATATCGGCGTCATCGGTGACCGGGTTCCCGGCAACACCACCGTGATCGCCGTGCTGGACAACCTGACCAAGGGCTCTTCCGGACAGGCCATCCAGAACGCGAACCTGATGCTGGGCCTGCCCGAAACCCAAGGGCTGCTGCTTGCCCCCGTCTTCCCGTAAGGAGGGATCATGGCCGGTCTGAAAGGGCTGAAAAAACAACGCCGTATCCAGATCATCGCCCTTGCGGTGGTGGCCTTGGCCCTGTCGACGGCGCTGGTCGGCTATGCCATGCGCGACGGCATCAACTTCTTCCGGTCCCCCACCCAAGTGGTCGAAGCGCCGCCAGAGAATGATGAGGTGTTCCGCATCGGCGGCCTGGTCGAAGAAGGGTCGATCACCCGGGGGCAAGGTGAAACCGTCACCTTCCGCGTGACCGACATGAATCAATCCGTTCCCGTCGCATATACGGGCATCCTGCCTGACCTGTTTGCCGAAGGGCAGGGGATGGTAGGCACGGGTCGAATGGTGGATGGCACGTTCCAAGCTACGGAAATCCTTGCAAAGCATGATGAAACCTACATGCCGTCCGAAGTGGTCGACGCGCTGAAGGAACAAGGGGTCTACGTCGATCCTGATGACTCGGACAGCTGACCGCACGGCGGTACAGCACCGCGTTAACCGCTGACGCCCAGCCTCCTGCCAGCATGACAGCGCAAGGAGGCCGCATGAAGACCGTCGAAGAAATTGCCCGCGACACGGCGGGTGACGGGGCCGAAGCCCTGCTCGACCGCCAATTTCGGGCACCGGGCATTCAGGCCTTGCCGGAGTTGCTCCAACCCTTCGTCTTTGATCACTACCTTCTGGCCGGTCGGCACGCGATCATTGCCCTGCAACGTGTGCTGAACGAAAAGGGCGAAGAGTGTCCGCGATCCGGCGCCATCTGCCCGGTTACCCTGCGGGCGGCCCGCCGCGCCGTGGAAAGTCTGGGGGTGCTGCTGCTTTATGCCTGCGCCCGCGATCGCCGCGACAGGGCCTATGACTTTGCTTACGTCGCCAAGGAAAGACGCTGTTTCGTGGCAGGCCCCAACGGCACAAAGGGCATCCGCATCATGGAAGCAGAGACCTTTCTTCCCGCCGAAAAACACCTTTCCCTTGAAGATCATCGCAAAAGGCTTTCGCTATGGGTCTGATCGGCAAGGCGCTGGACAGCGCCATCTCCTCCCCCGAACTCCGGTCTGTCCTTTCGGGAATCCTGCAATCACCAGGAACCACCCTTGCGGGCGGCGGGCGCTATGACCGGCTCATAGATGCCGCCAACCGCCTTCCGCGCCCGGCGCTGGCCTTTGGGGCCATCGCGATGTTCGTCTTTGCGATGATTGATCCGGCGGGGTTCGCGCAGCGCATGGCCGCGCTCAAGGCTGCTCCAGCAGAACTGTGGTGGCTGTTGGGGGCGGTCATCGCAACCCATTTCGGTGCGCGCGAGGCGCACCACCTCCGCCACCGCACGACCGGCGCAGGGGCGCCTCTGCCCGAAAACCCACCGCAGGAACCGCCTGCCTGAAAGTGTATCCCTGAAGGGCGATCCTTGACCTGTCAGAAAGCCTCTGGCATTGCCACAGGCAAGCAGACAGGAATGTGATCAAATGAACCTCTTCTCGGATATCCGGGAGCTTGTCATCGCGGCGCTCACCGATCTGGCCGCGCAGGGCACGCTTCCCGCCGGTCTCGATTTTGCCGCTGTTGCGGTGGAACCGCCGCGCGACGCCGCCCATGGCGACATGGCCACCAATGCCGCCATGGTGCTGGCCAAACCATCTGGCCTGCAACCGCGTGTGATTGCCGAGGCACTGGCGTCGCGCCTGATGCAGGACCCGCGCATTGCCGGGGCGGACGTGGCCGGTCCGGGATTTCTGAACTTTCGCCTTGATCCGGCGGTCTGGCATACCCTGTTGCGCGCGGCGCTGACGCAAGGCGTCGATTATGGCCGCTCCAAACTGGGGCAGGGGCTGCGGGTGAATGTCGAGTTCGTCTCGGCCAACCCGACCGGCCCCATGCATGTGGGCCATGTCCGTGGCGCGGTTTTCGGGGATGCGCTGGCGCGGCTGCTGGCCTTTACCGGCTGGGACGTGACGCGTGAATATTACATTAACGACGGCGGCGCGCAGGTCGATGTTCTGGCGCGGTCGGCCTATGAACGCTACCGCGAGGCGAACGGACTGGAACCCGAAATCCGCGAAGGGCTCTATCCTGGCGATTACCTCATTCCGGTGGGCGAGGCGCTAAAGGCGAAGTACGGCACCACCCTGCTGGATCAGCCGGAATCCGTCTGGCTCAACGACGTCCGGGATTTCGCAGCTGACCTGATGATGGCAGAGATACGTAACGATCTCAAAGTCTTGGGCGTTGAGATGGACGTGTATTCATCGGAAAAGGCGCTCTACGGCACGGGCGAGATCGAGGCCGCGATTGATACCCTGCGAAGCATGGGCCTGATTTACGAGGGCACGCTGGAACCCCCAAAGGGCAAGGAACCCGATGATTGGGAACCCCGCGTTCAGACTCTGTTCCGCTCCACTGCCCATGGCGATGATGTTGACCGCCCGGTGAAAAAATCCGATGGCAGCTGGACCTATTTCGCCCCCGACATCGCTTATCACTACAACAAGGTGCGGCGCGGGTTTGATGCTCTGATCGACATTTTCGGCGCCGATCACGGCGGCTATGTCAAACGCATGAAGGCGGCGGTTTCGGCCCTGTCGAACGGCCGGGTGCCGCTGGATATCAAGCTGATCCAACTGGTGAAGCTCTATAAGAACGGCGAACCGTTCAAGATGTCAAAACGGGCAGGCACCTTCGTCACGCTGCGCGATGTGGTGGAACAGGCGGGGGCCGATGTCACCCGTTTTGTCATGCTCACGCGCAAGAACGATGCCGCGTTGGATTTCGATTTCGACAAGGTGCTGGAACAGTCCAAGGACAACCCGGTATTTTACGTGCAGTACGCCAATGCACGGATCAATTCGGTCCTGCGCAAGGCGCGCGATGCCGGGTTGGATGTGTCGGATGCCGCCCTTTTGTCTGCCGATCTGTCGATCCTGACGCATGAGGCCGAATTGGCGATGGCGCGCAAGATCGCCGAATGGCCACGTCTGGTGGAAATCGCCTCGCGGAACAATGAA is a genomic window containing:
- a CDS encoding GNAT family protein, whose product is MLRPATEGEIPAVAALIAAYPMQLLAQSEGWLREIAAEDGGAVLIWDRGGIDGVAVLEWAYPGVVYLMNLGLAQPGRGEGQALLFAVQAHVFGTMGAHRMYCDIAFDNAPALTAFAKAGFVMEGTMRECWDRGAGIWVDCHAFGMLAREWRARA
- the purL gene encoding phosphoribosylformylglycinamidine synthase subunit PurL, yielding MSEPAITPDLVAAHGLKPDEYDRLLGIIGREPTYTELGIFSAMWNEHCSYKSSKKWLRTLPTTGPQVICGPGENAGVVDIGDGQAVIFKMESHNHPSYIEPHQGAATGVGGILRDVFTMGARPIAAMNALSFGLPSHPKASHLVKGVVEGIGAYGNAFGVPTVGGEVRFHASYNGNCLVNAFAAGLADADKIFYSVASGVGMPVVYLGAKTGRDGVGGATMASAEFDDTIEEKRPTVQVGDPFTEKRLLEACLELMASGAVISIQDMGAAGLTCSAVEMGDKGGLGIKLQLDDVPQRETNMTAYEMMLSESQERMLMVLKPEMEAEARAIFVKWDLDFAIVGETIPEDRFLILHGNEVKADLPLSKLSSSAPEYDRPWIETPKAAPLGDVPAIAPLAGLRALIGSPSYAHKAWVWEQYDSQVGADTVVTPGLPAGVVRVHGTGKALAFTSDVTPRYVKANPFEGGKQAVAEAYRNLCAVGAKPLATTDNLNFGNPEKPEIMGQFVGAIKGIGAAVAALDMPIVSGNVSLYNETDGKGILPTPTIGAVGILASLDEVIAGRPVAGDAAVLIGAAGAHLGQSAVLAEMFGIEAGDAPTVDLAAEKRHGEFVRANRVAIRACSDLGDGGLALAAFEMAEGAGLGVVLDSGDTGVLFGEDQARYLVATDKADALIAAGKAAGVPVAVVGKFGGDAVAFGGEAASIAELSALYRSAFAKAVA
- a CDS encoding MAPEG family protein encodes the protein MTFPTTSLYALPLILIFLVLFFRVSARRTDLKASIGDAGDTVLHERIRQHGNFVEWVPFGLVLLALAEASAANSIALHCAGGLLVLGRILHPLGLKAGNPAHPLRIAGNSLNLLSFVILGVLIAMARLGF
- a CDS encoding YciI family protein; translation: MQYMLLIYSDPALEPAYGTPEFTEMMAGFFKLNEVMKADGTMRGGEALKSVESATSLRLRGGKVETMDGPFATTKEHLGGYYIVDVPDLDAALKYAAMVPSASFGTVEVRPLMDYNPAGE
- a CDS encoding sigma-70 family RNA polymerase sigma factor, yielding MTASDAIAVTRAVEALLRQDRGRLLAALIARLRDFQLAEDALQEAALSALTHWSRAGIPASPQGWLLRVALRKAIDRLRSAQRDSRKTADLTHLAMEEAAEHTADDIPDDRLRLIFTCCHPALDPKSRVALTLRSIAGLTTPEIARAFLDAEPTMGQRLSRAKAKIAAAGIPYAVPSPEDWPDRLQSVLAVVYLIYNAGYSIGPQAEAQSDRDLCAEAIFLTRLLAQLRPDDPEIEGCLALLLLTQSRAAARLGEDGITIPLTEQDRSLWDRLSIDEGLALINRAMARRNPGPYQIKAAIAACHMADPAPDWPQIVALFTRLLDFEPTSVIRLNRAVALAEAGDLSTALAELADLAPVLDDYQPFHAAQADLLARAGQGAAARTAYDRAIALAPSAADAAFLAKRRDQQPI
- a CDS encoding LysR family transcriptional regulator, producing MDWDKLRIFHAVADKGSLTHAGDVLHLSQSAVSRQIRALEESLNVTLFHRHARGLILTEQGELLFDATTQMVKRLDATAARIRDSEDEVFGELRVTTTVGFGTLWLAPRLTALYQKYPELKIDLMLEERVLDLPMREADVAIRMKEPSQADLIRKRLMQIRMRLYATPEYLAQHGTPQTMADFHSHRLICQHAGTAQVAAGASLVQQLMSNDIPSTLTVNNYFGVLQGVLNHIGIGVLPDYITEDSPDLVRVLPDVESGEVPVFLAYPEELRHSKRVAAFREFVSEEIFKYRKREQG
- the murI gene encoding glutamate racemase, which encodes MAVGIFDSGLGGLTVLDAVTRRLPDVPFVYLGDNAHAPYGVRDHDDIFRLTCAATERLWQEGCDLVILACNTASAAALKRMQETWVPANKRVLGVFVPLIEALTERQWGDNSPPREVAVKHVALFATPATVASRAFQRELAYRAIGVDVEAQPCGGVVDAIEQGDEMLAEALVRSHVEALKRRMPAPEAAILGCTHYPLMEKTFQDALGQGVKVYSQANLVAESLADYLTRRPAFLGAGTVSKFLTTGDPQTVSNKATQFLRRKITFEAA
- a CDS encoding BrnA antitoxin family protein; its protein translation is MTAKSPAAAQPSDTMPDDDLPDLSTPEWAARFDRAKVTRGRPKADVKKVSTTLRLDPDILAAFRATGPGWQGRINDTLRRALGL
- the argC gene encoding N-acetyl-gamma-glutamyl-phosphate reductase → MAKKVAILGASGYTGAELVRLLATHQGLEIAALSADRKAGMAMADVFPFLRHLDLPRLVKIDEIDFSQIDLCFCALPHATTQQVVSALPKTLKIVDLSADFRLRDPAEYEKWYGQPHTAIDLQKEAVYGLTEFYRDAITNARLVAGTGCNAATGQYALRPLISKGCIDLDDILIDLKAGVSGAGRSLKENLLHAELSGGTHSYSAGGKHRHLGEFDQEFSLIAGRPVHIRFTPHLLPMNRGILATVYVKGDAKQVHETLATAYETEPFLKVLPFGALPSTRDIAGSNYCHIGVIGDRVPGNTTVIAVLDNLTKGSSGQAIQNANLMLGLPETQGLLLAPVFP
- the ccmE gene encoding cytochrome c maturation protein CcmE, which produces MKGLKKQRRIQIIALAVVALALSTALVGYAMRDGINFFRSPTQVVEAPPENDEVFRIGGLVEEGSITRGQGETVTFRVTDMNQSVPVAYTGILPDLFAEGQGMVGTGRMVDGTFQATEILAKHDETYMPSEVVDALKEQGVYVDPDDSDS
- a CDS encoding 3TM-type holin, whose translation is MGLIGKALDSAISSPELRSVLSGILQSPGTTLAGGGRYDRLIDAANRLPRPALAFGAIAMFVFAMIDPAGFAQRMAALKAAPAELWWLLGAVIATHFGAREAHHLRHRTTGAGAPLPENPPQEPPA